A region of Pseudorasbora parva isolate DD20220531a chromosome 14, ASM2467924v1, whole genome shotgun sequence DNA encodes the following proteins:
- the apobec2a gene encoding C->U-editing enzyme APOBEC-2a: protein MADRKSSTGVGSRLTVKRKERGAENEAKKEEKAPKEGEKPEVNGKNEPMENGEAVAGAENGAANNGEKPEPMELPPFEIITGDRIDPFFYKFQFKNVEYSSGRNKTFLCYLVDQGTDGLLRGYIEDEHAGAHAEEAFFQQVLPNYDPALKYTITWYMSSSPCVACAGKLAEILKARKNVRLTIFSARLFEWEEPAIQTGLRALAAAGCKLRMMKPLDFTYTWDTFVENNEQPFAPWEDCQENYEYYQDKLADILQ, encoded by the exons ATGGCCGACAGAAAGAGCAGCACCGGCGTCGGCTCTCGCCTGACCGTCAAGAGGAAAGAAAGAGGAGCAGAAAATGAGGCAAAGAAAGAGGAGAAAGCTCCTAAAGAAGGAGAGAAACCTGAGGTCAATGGGAAGAACGAGCCAATGGAGAACGGAGAGGCCGTCGCCGGTGCGGAAAACGGAGCCGCCAATAACGGAGAGAAACCGGAGCCCATGGAGCTGCCGCCGTTTGAGATCATCACCGG GGATCGCATCGACCCGTTTTTCTACAAGTTCCAGTTCAAGAACGTCGAGTACTCGTCCGGCCGGAATAAAACCTTCTTGTGTTACCTGGTGGACCAGGGCACGGACGGCCTCCTCCGCGGCTATATTGAAGACGAGCACGCGGGCGCCCACGCCGAGGAGGCCTTCTTCCAGCAGGTCCTGCCTAATTACGACCCCGCCCTCAAATACACCATCACCTGGTACATGTCCTCCAGCCCGTGCGTCGCCTGCGCCGGGAAGTTGGCGGAGATCCTGAAGGCCAGGAAAAACGTCCGCCTAACCATCTTTTCTGCGCGGCTCTTCGAGTGGGAGGAGCCTGCGATTCAGACGGGGCTAAGGGCGCTAGCGGCCGCCGGCTGCAAACTGCGCATGATGAAGCCGCTGGATTTCACATACACCTGGGACACGTTCGTAGAGAACAACGAGCAGCCGTTCGCCCCGTGGGAGGACTGCCAGGAGAACTACGAGTACTATCAAGATAAACTGGCCGACATCCTGCAGTGA
- the elf3 gene encoding ETS-related transcription factor Elf-3, which yields MGYKCIRSRCISKPSDTLSTEHKPSQTPGLLLNQHLHWDFIWKPNCLITTEFTMASSELSLILNNANANLYPEPQSHLLSMTVPVSRSPHLSEINFSGNNSNTMGPWDHVNPQMWSRQNVLEWIGFHVEESRFDASLLNMSYCNMDGLTLCSMSKEALMGMFGMGLGERLHQSLENLKARCVNDLSDNTVLSESELDILENILQDSFPFMHGPNLGPLLETVVVQSSIPTDNSESKYSYFDEYTNQLTPESDHGYDSLTESFQSSRADSFLNPSSPESNSSDSDPEYSERPFSVSTKTFVKQETGEKKRGRGRPPKPRDSEGYEHFIQSKKSKHAPRGTHLWEFIRDILIHPEQNQGLMKWEDRRDGVFKFLKSEAVAQLWGQKKKNSSMTYEKLSRAMRYYYKREILERVDGRRLVYKFGKNSTGWRVEETGY from the exons ATGGGCTATAAATGCATCAGGAGCAGGTGCATCAGTAAACCTTCTGATACTCTCAGCACTGAGCATAAACCCTCACAGACGCCTGGATTATTACTCAACCAACACTTACACTGGGATTTTATCTGGAAACCAAACTGCCTTATCACAACAG AATTCACAATGGCATCAAGCGAACTTAGTTTAATTCTCAACAACGCGAATGCCAACTTGTACCCTGAACCGCAGTCACATTTGCTGAGCATGACGGTGCCAGTTTCCAGATCTCCACATCTCTCTGAGATAAACTTCAGCGGAAATAACAGCAACACAATGG GCCCTTGGGACCATGTGAACCCACAAATGTGGTCCAGGCAGAACGTCCTGGAGTGGATCGGCTTTCACGTGGAAGAGAGCCGGTTTGATGCCAGTCTCCTAAATATGAGCTACTGCAACATGGACGGGCTCACACTGTGCTCCATGTCTAAAGAAGCATTGATGGGGATGTTCGGAATGGGGCTTGGCGAACGTCTTCACCAGAGTTTGGAGAACCTGAAGGCCAGATGTG TTAATGACCTGTCTGATAACACCGTTCTGAGCGAATCTGAATTGGACATACTGGAAAACATCCTACAGGACTCATTTCCCTTCATGCATGGTCCAAATCTTGGACCTCTGCTAGAAACGGTGGTGGTCCAGTCCTCAATCCCAACAG ATAACTCTGAAAGCAAGTACAGCTACTTCGACGAGTACACCAACCAGCTGACTCCAGAGAGCGACCACGGATATGACTCCCTAACCGAAAGCTTCCAGAGTTCACGTGCTG ACAGCTTCCTGAACCCGAGCTCACCCGAGTCCAACAGCAGCGACTCCGATCCCGAATACTCCGAGAGACCCTTCTCCGTTAGCACCA AGACCTTTGTCAAACAAGAGACTGGAGAGAAGAAGAGAGGTAGAGGACGCCCCCCAAAGCCAAGGGATAGTGAGGGATACGAGCACTTCATCCAGTCCAAAAAAAGCAAGCATG CTCCAAGAGGAACCCACCTTTGGGAGTTTATCAGAGACATCCTGATCCATCCGGAGCAGAACCAGGGTCTGATGAAGTGGGAGGACCGTAGGGACGGCGTATTCAAGTTCCTGAAGTCCGAAGCGGTTGCTCAACTCTGGgggcagaagaagaagaacagcAGCATGACATACGAGAAGCTCAGTAGAGCCATGAG GTATTACTACAAGCGAGAGATTCTGGAGAGAGTGGATGGACGCAGGCTCGTCTACAAGTTTGGGAAGAACTCCACCGGTTGGAGAGTGGAGGAGACTGGATACTAA